Proteins from a genomic interval of Fibrobacterota bacterium:
- a CDS encoding fibro-slime domain-containing protein: protein MGAPRAQQAPSPLTGKIIHLYNPFDGAQPQVDLSGTGYDMPHETGNWYKFEFSSVGASLQSWMNSFGIRTADWHNFGPKGLGGTTSVWPESTTFKAANEIWIMVDPSGPDSAAPQIMTAPPKTVHVLNPWPINGPAMILSGKRVTMLADKENCGWYFAYILSGASSGYFASVADNQSWGKGGFDDPTPFDFASLFASKGPDLWIVSQTEFYGANPGKLGTCTYEMAATVHDMAEAHPDYGDKGAPGGKGMVQAALGPDHKPVGTSAAPGHFNTWFNTDPNAAPPLKGAETCVNLEMGKADDGLWYYDSYDVPKTHSFFPIDDFNTLDQNTGPSCYEDPSGGFHTAAAGDVHNFGFCMESHANFVYKKGQVFDFRGDDDVWVYINNKLTLDLGGVHVALAGKINLDTLGLTEGQPYPWDFFFCERKKCGSSLRIKTTIYFKQQRALDHADQPLPGGGTSYKVIKRIGGTGACGSSGDSLKEVAPGPLTFVLYQVGGDSIQELPKATVSFGGINVGDGSVTVDTSKVTGLAPGQYRIVFYETASPRLRDEVRFSVLPHNVVEFIGPYDLSTTLGSTIAVVAANRFKDSVVAGAVPWVPNFPAGLSAFSDSGRTAKVVSGATLTTAASGLDTLWLTGDPAATTDQTYTVSIPGSQKSVKVTFKLPPIDLPKGVSAALYDDDGDGRGDRLEVTYDRDISAALPKAMAYRWPSSNAADSSLGTDFASKLQGTTTLVFRGKALSAGILTAGDGVVKSTYAARGKDSTQSIPIQDKMGPVLRTAIMHLGQSFDTLQLVFSEALSPASRAANPGDLFGYKLGDSAAVAAIAPHDTAWAKDGSSVSLTFPSSSIPEPKAGDFVRLNDGPGLAADAAGNRPGPQTRFHPITGDRRTGILTVTYREVVPDPALSAEPTFKVSLEASGADVKTVVDRSGRMGHLLQLELADYAVGDGVTVPEPSQVALDYSVALFTNLGVPVASEKREILCTDAVFQGDCRAHRGRVFVGWNYTSASRARIGTGAYVALFDFKVKVQGKTEASGNLKQIWGLLRKR, encoded by the coding sequence ATGGGCGCGCCCCGGGCCCAACAGGCTCCAAGCCCCCTTACGGGCAAGATCATCCATCTGTATAACCCATTCGATGGCGCCCAGCCCCAAGTCGATCTTTCGGGCACCGGCTACGACATGCCGCATGAGACGGGCAATTGGTACAAGTTCGAATTCAGTTCCGTCGGCGCATCGCTACAGTCGTGGATGAACAGTTTCGGGATCCGGACCGCCGATTGGCATAACTTCGGGCCCAAAGGCCTGGGGGGGACCACCTCCGTTTGGCCCGAAAGCACCACCTTCAAAGCCGCGAACGAAATCTGGATCATGGTCGACCCTTCCGGCCCGGATTCGGCCGCGCCGCAAATCATGACGGCCCCGCCTAAGACGGTGCACGTCCTCAATCCTTGGCCCATCAACGGCCCCGCCATGATCCTGAGCGGGAAGCGCGTGACCATGCTGGCCGATAAGGAAAACTGCGGCTGGTATTTCGCCTATATCCTGTCGGGCGCATCGAGCGGGTATTTCGCCAGCGTAGCGGATAACCAGTCGTGGGGGAAGGGCGGCTTCGACGACCCCACGCCTTTCGATTTCGCGTCCCTCTTCGCGAGCAAGGGGCCCGATCTGTGGATCGTGAGCCAGACCGAATTCTACGGGGCGAATCCCGGCAAGCTGGGAACGTGCACTTACGAGATGGCGGCCACGGTGCACGACATGGCCGAAGCCCATCCCGATTACGGCGATAAGGGGGCTCCCGGAGGAAAAGGCATGGTGCAAGCGGCGCTTGGGCCGGATCATAAGCCGGTGGGGACTTCCGCGGCGCCCGGGCATTTCAATACCTGGTTCAACACCGATCCGAACGCGGCGCCTCCGCTCAAAGGGGCCGAGACCTGCGTGAACCTGGAGATGGGCAAGGCCGATGATGGCTTGTGGTACTACGACTCGTACGACGTGCCGAAGACCCATAGCTTTTTCCCCATCGACGATTTCAACACCCTCGATCAGAATACGGGGCCTTCGTGCTATGAGGATCCGTCCGGGGGTTTCCATACGGCTGCCGCAGGCGACGTGCATAATTTCGGATTCTGCATGGAGTCGCATGCCAATTTCGTCTACAAAAAAGGCCAGGTTTTCGATTTCCGCGGCGATGACGACGTGTGGGTCTACATCAACAATAAGTTGACGCTGGATCTGGGAGGGGTGCACGTCGCCCTGGCCGGGAAGATCAATCTGGATACGCTCGGGCTCACCGAGGGCCAACCCTATCCGTGGGACTTCTTCTTCTGCGAACGGAAGAAGTGCGGCTCCTCCCTGCGCATCAAGACCACCATCTATTTCAAGCAGCAACGCGCCTTGGATCATGCCGACCAGCCTTTGCCCGGCGGAGGGACCAGTTATAAGGTGATCAAGCGTATCGGCGGAACGGGCGCTTGCGGAAGCTCGGGGGATTCCCTGAAGGAAGTGGCTCCGGGTCCCTTGACCTTCGTGTTGTATCAGGTGGGCGGGGACTCCATCCAGGAGTTGCCCAAAGCGACGGTGTCCTTCGGGGGCATCAACGTGGGCGATGGTTCGGTGACGGTGGATACCAGCAAGGTGACGGGACTGGCCCCGGGGCAGTACCGCATCGTCTTCTACGAGACCGCCAGCCCGCGCTTGCGGGACGAGGTGCGCTTCTCGGTTCTGCCCCATAACGTGGTTGAGTTCATCGGGCCTTATGACCTTTCGACCACCCTCGGCTCTACCATCGCCGTGGTCGCCGCCAATCGTTTCAAGGATTCCGTGGTGGCGGGCGCCGTCCCCTGGGTTCCCAACTTCCCGGCCGGGCTCTCGGCATTTTCGGATTCCGGTAGAACGGCCAAGGTCGTCTCGGGCGCGACTTTGACCACGGCCGCCTCAGGCCTCGACACCTTGTGGCTGACGGGCGATCCCGCCGCCACGACGGATCAAACCTATACCGTGTCCATCCCGGGCAGCCAGAAATCGGTGAAAGTAACCTTCAAGTTACCTCCCATCGATTTGCCCAAGGGGGTATCGGCGGCCCTTTACGACGACGACGGCGACGGCCGCGGCGACCGGTTGGAAGTGACCTACGATCGGGATATTTCCGCGGCCTTGCCCAAGGCCATGGCCTACCGCTGGCCGTCCTCGAACGCGGCGGATTCGTCCTTGGGGACCGACTTCGCCTCCAAGCTACAAGGGACGACGACCCTGGTCTTCCGCGGGAAGGCGCTTTCGGCAGGTATCCTCACCGCTGGCGATGGGGTGGTCAAATCCACCTATGCCGCGCGCGGGAAGGATTCGACGCAGAGCATCCCCATCCAGGATAAGATGGGACCGGTCCTGCGCACGGCCATAATGCACTTAGGGCAAAGCTTCGACACTTTACAACTGGTTTTCAGCGAGGCGCTTTCGCCGGCGTCCCGCGCGGCCAACCCGGGGGATTTGTTCGGGTACAAGCTGGGGGATTCGGCGGCCGTCGCCGCCATCGCGCCACATGACACCGCGTGGGCGAAGGACGGCAGCTCGGTATCCCTGACCTTCCCTTCGAGTTCGATCCCCGAGCCCAAGGCCGGTGATTTCGTGCGGCTCAACGACGGACCCGGCCTGGCGGCGGACGCCGCGGGCAACCGGCCCGGCCCGCAAACCCGCTTCCATCCCATCACCGGGGACAGGCGCACCGGCATCCTGACCGTGACGTACCGGGAAGTGGTTCCCGATCCGGCCCTTTCGGCGGAGCCGACCTTCAAGGTTTCCTTGGAGGCTTCCGGCGCCGACGTGAAGACGGTGGTGGACCGCAGCGGTCGCATGGGTCACTTGTTGCAGTTGGAACTGGCGGATTACGCGGTGGGGGACGGGGTGACCGTTCCCGAGCCCTCCCAGGTGGCCTTGGACTATAGCGTGGCATTGTTCACCAACTTGGGCGTGCCGGTGGCCTCGGAGAAGCGGGAAATCCTATGCACCGATGCCGTCTTCCAGGGGGATTGCCGCGCCCATCGGGGCCGCGTATTCGTGGGCTGGAATTATACCTCGGCGAGCCGGGCCAGGATCGGGACGGGGGCCTACGTGGCGCTCTTCGACTTCAAGGTGAAGGTGCAAGGGAAGACCGAGGCCAGCGGGAACCTGAAGCAGATCTGGGGTCTTTTGCGGAAACGCTGA